The segment AAAACAGGCTGGACGGCTGGCTTTCCGCTGGCAattaatctgattaataaataaaaataaataaataaataaattgccaacTTCTGGCTGGGGGTAGAGCAGTTTCAGTttgctgctgtttttttaaaaaaaagtataaagAAAGTTcgtttatgtctgtctgtctgtctttctttcttttttccttccttccttccttccttccttccttccttcccctccctccctcccttccttccttctctttctccgtttatccatttatctatttatcatctgtctctatcatctacttagctatctatctatataatctatcatctatatgtctgtctgtctgtctgtctgtctatctatctatctatctatctatcatctatctaatctctatctatctatctatctatctatcatctctcatctatctatctatacctaaccatccatcatctatctatctatctatctatctatctatctatctatctatctatctatctatctatctatctatcatctatctatctatccagccatccagccatcatcTCTGTCATCTCCCTACTtatcatctacagtatctatGATCCTTCCATCAATCCTTCCATcaatccgtctgtctgtctatctatctctatctctaccttCTATCGATcttatccacccacccacacatctattcctccctctccctccccctcccttctctcttcccaTTTTCAGGAATTTCCTATTCTGTAACATAGCtcttaattgtttcttcattgcttatttgacccctatgaccatcattaagtgttgcaccacatgattcttgacaaatgtatattttattttatgtacactgagagcatctgcaccaagacaaattccttgtgtgtccaatcacacttggccaataaagaattctattctgttctattctattctattctattctattctatttctattctatttcttttctattctattctatttcttttctattctattctattctactgtatttctattctgctctgctctattctattctattctatgtctattctgtttctattctatttcttttctattctattctatttctattctgttctgctctgctctattctattctattctattctattctattctactctttcacctctaaccctaacccccaaaccattttcttctctctctctctctctcgcagaGACCGCCTTCGTCACACCTACTTAAAAATAAAGGAGCGCTTGAGTTACTTGGAGTCTAAATTGCCTCCTGATGTTCCGAGGGCGTATTATATGACCCTGGCCATGTCCATGGGCTTGGTGGAGAGAGGCTTCGATACCTTAAACCACGTCAAGAGGCGAGTGAGCCCAGTCACGGACAGAGTGGCCCAATCCCTGTACTCCATCGTGGCTCCCTTTGCCGATTCGGTCCTGGAGAAAGTGGGGCCCTACTCCGAGGCCCTGCGTCGGGCCGTCAGCAGCACCTCAGTTGAGGGACTCAACCCGAAGTTGAGCGAGAAACTCAAGAAGCTCTTGGAAAGGCTGGCGAAAGAGTTGGCTCCGTTGCTTCAAACCCTCCAGGAGGAACTGCGAGAGTTCAAGGCGTCTTTGCAACCGGCGACGGACCATGTCCAGAAGAAGGTGAAGGAAAACATGGAGAAGATACGCCAGCAGTTGCAACCCTACATCGCTCCGATTCTTGAAACCCTCGAAAAATACACCAGGGGCTTTCCGGAGGAATAGCGATAGCGTTTGCGCAAGCAGAACCTTAGCTGATCTCTACGGAGAAATCGGTCGATAATAAAATATACGGATGTGGCCCTTTGGATTAGAGCTCTTTGTGATTCCCCACTTTTTTCAGGCCATACAGCAAAGGGGAAGTAGGGAGCGGTGGCccttttaggacttgtggacttcaactcccagaattccggagccagcaaggaattctgggagttggtccacaaatcaatctatcaatctatctatctatctatctatctatctatctatctatctatctatctatctatctatctatctatctttctatcatctatctatctatctatctatctatctatctatctatctatctttctatctatctatctatctttctatctttctatctatctatctatctatctatctatctatctatctttctatctatctttctatctatctatctttctttctatctatctatctatctatctatctatctatctatctatctatctatctttctttctatctatcccccccttccctggggtcgaggctggtgccatatctgaaacccggctggacatatttccgagagaggcacccctccctctgggcccagccaggtttcagtaacacatgccagatcggcctcctcatccaggatcaaatctcggatgaggagagctttattcacgaccaatctggcattgagtagcagcagcttgagcccagggcccggactGCACTCAtcaccagggctccggtttgagctcacgggaccggaacaagggatcgctattaagcagcgatctctttttcctccagaacggctagccccgtggctcccgccatatctacctctccccagcaggaccggaatattctggccctctgtcaccccggagaaagatacccccatgcctcctgtctctctaccgtcaggtaggctaaattctgcattcatactgacCCTATTATTCCCATACATGCCATCCCACTCACCCCACCCattcatattataaaaattacaattaccaTTTACCCATCCTGCAAGTTAATCCCACCATTCATTGGATTCATTTCATATATATACCTTCCATCCgatcccaaatatccatcactaaaattacccccccaaTAAATcagttaaaaaatgtataaaaattaaaaaaataattaattaattttaaaaaaggttagccagtcagttataaaattaatctgagacaataGTATAAATTAGAATCAGTTAATATGAAATCAGTTCTTGAATAAATAAGTAGAttaaaattcatcagtcaatcagtcatcagatgatagatagatagatggatggatggatggatggatggatgaatggatatggaggagagagatgatagtgagatgattgatagattgattgatagatagacggATGATACatgatagatgaatggatggataaatagatatagatgaaagagagatgatagatcaataggtagacagacagaaaggCAGCTGTTCATCATTCTATGTTGCTGAACATTGGAACCATTCCACGATCCTTTTCCCAGAACAACCAAAGATTGTTGCTGATGAACAAACAGGTCATTTGTCTTGGCAAACTGCAGCCCTGTTGCCTCCGGCCTCAACTGAGTTGGCCTTTTAGGGCATCATGACCAAGAGCTTCAAGGACGTAATGAAAGCCATCCAGATTACCCTGCATTAATGATTGACAGAAGGTAGGCATGGCAAGGACACAGTTTATCTCCTTTGGAGCCTTCACAAGCTCAGAGTCCACTGTACCTTCAAACAGGCAGGTTTTGGGGAACCTTGGTTGGCTCAGTCAACCCAGAAAAGCGTATGCAGTAAGCTAA is part of the Erythrolamprus reginae isolate rEryReg1 chromosome 11, rEryReg1.hap1, whole genome shotgun sequence genome and harbors:
- the LOC139174104 gene encoding apolipoprotein A-IV-like → MKFLILAVVTFSASQAYVLRDEPYPHLAKLNQELLEYMQNVTRIVNEKMDYIQNLELSQSALDRLRHTYLKIKERLSYLESKLPPDVPRAYYMTLAMSMGLVERGFDTLNHVKRRVSPVTDRVAQSLYSIVAPFADSVLEKVGPYSEALRRAVSSTSVEGLNPKLSEKLKKLLERLAKELAPLLQTLQEELREFKASLQPATDHVQKKVKENMEKIRQQLQPYIAPILETLEKYTRGFPEE